From Pseudomonas poae, the proteins below share one genomic window:
- a CDS encoding MFS transporter, translating into MHPESFSGQASLVTPSRKRFFIMVLLFITVVINYLDRSNLSIAAPALTTELGIDPVHVGLIFSAFGWTYAAMQIPGGWLVDRVPPRILYTVALLLWSIATVMLGFAASFIALFVLRMAVGALEAPAYPINSRVVTTWFPERERATAIGVYTSGQFVGLAFLTPVLAWLQHAFGWHMVFVATGGVGIVWALIWYAVYREPKDFKGANAAEIELIRDGGGLVDMQAQATKAPFSWVDLGIVLSKRKLWGIYLGQFCLNSTLWFFLTWFPTYLVKYRGMDFIKSGLLASLPFLAAFVGVLCSGIFSDWLIRRGASVGFARKLPIIGGLLISTAIIGANYVDSTAWVIAFLALAFFGNGLASITWSLVSTLAPARLLGLTGGVFNFIGNLSAIATPIVIGFLATGDSFAPAITYIAVLALLGALSYVLLVGKVERIEL; encoded by the coding sequence ATGCACCCTGAATCCTTCAGCGGGCAGGCTTCTCTCGTCACGCCTAGCAGAAAGCGCTTTTTCATCATGGTGCTGCTGTTTATCACCGTGGTGATCAACTACCTCGACCGCAGCAACCTGTCGATTGCCGCCCCGGCGCTGACCACTGAACTGGGGATCGACCCGGTGCATGTCGGGCTGATTTTCTCTGCGTTCGGCTGGACTTACGCCGCCATGCAGATCCCCGGCGGCTGGCTGGTCGACCGCGTGCCCCCGCGCATTCTCTACACCGTCGCCCTGCTGCTATGGTCGATCGCCACGGTGATGCTCGGGTTCGCTGCCAGCTTTATCGCGCTGTTTGTGCTGCGCATGGCCGTCGGCGCCCTCGAAGCGCCGGCGTATCCGATCAACAGCCGTGTGGTCACCACTTGGTTTCCAGAGCGCGAGCGCGCCACGGCGATTGGCGTATACACCTCGGGGCAGTTTGTCGGGCTGGCGTTTCTGACGCCGGTACTGGCCTGGCTGCAGCACGCATTCGGCTGGCACATGGTGTTTGTCGCCACCGGTGGTGTGGGCATTGTGTGGGCGTTGATCTGGTACGCGGTGTATCGCGAGCCGAAGGATTTCAAGGGCGCGAATGCCGCTGAAATCGAATTGATCCGCGACGGCGGCGGCTTGGTGGACATGCAGGCGCAAGCCACCAAGGCGCCGTTCAGTTGGGTCGACCTGGGCATTGTGCTGAGCAAGCGCAAGCTCTGGGGCATCTACCTGGGGCAGTTCTGCCTGAACTCCACACTGTGGTTTTTTCTGACGTGGTTTCCGACCTATCTGGTGAAATATCGCGGGATGGACTTCATCAAATCCGGCCTGCTGGCCTCACTGCCCTTCTTGGCCGCGTTTGTCGGGGTGCTGTGTTCGGGGATTTTTTCCGACTGGCTGATACGCCGAGGGGCGTCGGTGGGCTTTGCGCGCAAATTACCGATTATTGGCGGGTTGCTGATTTCCACGGCGATCATTGGCGCCAACTATGTGGATTCCACCGCGTGGGTCATCGCGTTTCTGGCGCTGGCGTTTTTCGGCAATGGCCTGGCGTCGATCACCTGGTCACTGGTGTCGACCCTGGCACCGGCGCGGCTGTTGGGGCTGACCGGTGGGGTGTTCAACTTCATCGGCAACCTGTCGGCGATTGCCACGCCGATCGTGATTGGCTTTTTGGCCACCGGCGATTCTTTTGCGCCGGCGATCACCTATATCGCAGTGCTCGCTTTGTTGGGGGCGCTTTCCTACGTGCTGCTGGTCGGCAAGGTCGAACGCATCGAGCTGTAG
- the dgoD gene encoding galactonate dehydratase, whose protein sequence is MKITKLTTFIVPPRWCFLKVETDQGVTGWGEPVVEGRAHTVAAAVEELSDYLIGKDPRNIEDIWTVLYRGGFYRGGAVHMSALAGIDQALWDIKGKALGVSVSDLLGGQVRDKIRVYSWIGGDRPADTARAAKEAVARGFTAVKMNGTEELQFVDSFEKVDLALANVAAVRDAVGPNVGIGVDFHGRVHKPMAKVLMKELDPYKLMFIEEPVLSENYEALKELAPLTSTPIALGERLFSRWDFKRVLSEGYVDIIQPDASHAGGITETRKIANMAEAYDVALALHCPLGPIALAACLQLDAVCYNAFIQEQSLGIHYNESNDLLDYVRDPGVFDYDQGFVKIPNGPGLGIEINEEYVIERAAIGHRWRNPIWRHADGSFAEW, encoded by the coding sequence ATGAAAATCACCAAACTGACGACCTTTATCGTCCCGCCGCGCTGGTGCTTCCTCAAGGTCGAAACCGACCAGGGCGTGACCGGCTGGGGTGAACCCGTGGTTGAGGGCCGTGCCCACACCGTGGCGGCGGCGGTCGAAGAACTGTCCGACTACCTGATCGGCAAAGACCCACGCAATATTGAAGATATCTGGACCGTGCTCTATCGCGGCGGCTTCTACCGTGGCGGCGCTGTGCACATGAGCGCGCTGGCCGGGATCGACCAGGCGCTGTGGGACATCAAGGGCAAGGCCCTGGGCGTGTCGGTCAGCGACCTGCTGGGCGGCCAGGTACGCGACAAGATCCGCGTGTACTCATGGATCGGCGGCGATCGCCCTGCCGACACCGCCCGCGCCGCCAAAGAGGCGGTGGCCCGTGGCTTTACTGCGGTGAAAATGAACGGTACCGAAGAGTTGCAGTTTGTCGACAGCTTCGAAAAAGTCGACCTGGCCCTGGCCAACGTGGCGGCCGTGCGCGATGCGGTCGGGCCTAACGTGGGTATCGGCGTCGACTTCCATGGCCGCGTGCACAAGCCCATGGCCAAGGTGCTGATGAAAGAGCTGGACCCGTACAAACTGATGTTCATCGAAGAGCCGGTGCTCAGCGAAAACTACGAAGCGCTCAAGGAATTGGCGCCGCTGACCAGCACACCAATTGCCCTGGGCGAGCGCCTGTTCTCGCGTTGGGACTTCAAGCGCGTGCTCAGCGAAGGCTATGTCGACATCATCCAGCCGGACGCCTCCCACGCCGGCGGCATCACCGAAACCCGCAAGATCGCCAACATGGCCGAAGCCTACGACGTGGCCCTGGCGCTGCACTGCCCGCTGGGCCCGATTGCCTTGGCGGCCTGCCTGCAACTGGACGCGGTTTGCTACAACGCATTTATCCAGGAGCAGAGCCTGGGCATTCACTACAACGAGAGCAACGACCTGCTCGACTACGTGCGCGACCCGGGCGTGTTCGACTATGACCAGGGCTTTGTGAAGATCCCCAACGGGCCGGGCCTGGGCATCGAGATCAACGAGGAATACGTGATCGAACGCGCCGCCATCGGCCACCGCTGGCGCAACCCGATCTGGCGGCATGCCGACGGCAGCTTTGCGGAGTGGTGA
- the hemF gene encoding oxygen-dependent coproporphyrinogen oxidase: protein MTTRTEAVKAYLLDLQDRICSALETFETDTRFIEDAWTRPAGGGGRTRVIENGSVIEKGGVNFSHVFGSGLPPSASAHRPELAGRGFEALGVSLVIHPHNPHVPTSHANVRFFTAEKEGEEPVWWFGGGFDLTPYYGNEEDCIHWHRVAEQACAPFGPDVYARYKAWCDTYFHIKHRNEPRGIGGLFFDDLNEWGFDTCFAFIRAIGDAYIDAYLPIVQRRKAATYTEQQRQFQEFRRGRYVEFNLVYDRGTLFGLQSGGRTESILMSLPPQVRWSYDWKAEAGSEEARLTDYFLQDRDWLGVAAPQAAV from the coding sequence ATGACTACCCGCACCGAGGCTGTAAAGGCCTACCTGCTTGACCTGCAAGACCGCATTTGCAGCGCCCTGGAAACCTTCGAGACGGACACTCGCTTTATCGAAGACGCCTGGACCCGGCCTGCCGGCGGGGGCGGTCGCACCCGTGTGATCGAAAACGGTTCGGTGATCGAAAAAGGCGGCGTTAACTTTTCCCACGTGTTCGGCAGCGGCCTCCCACCGTCCGCCAGTGCGCATCGGCCTGAACTGGCCGGTCGTGGGTTTGAAGCCCTGGGCGTGTCGCTGGTGATTCACCCGCACAACCCGCATGTGCCAACTTCCCACGCCAACGTGCGTTTTTTCACCGCCGAAAAAGAGGGCGAAGAACCGGTGTGGTGGTTCGGGGGCGGCTTTGACCTCACGCCCTACTACGGCAATGAAGAAGACTGCATCCACTGGCACCGCGTGGCCGAGCAGGCGTGTGCGCCGTTCGGGCCGGATGTGTATGCGCGCTATAAAGCCTGGTGCGATACCTACTTCCATATCAAGCACCGCAACGAGCCGCGTGGCATCGGCGGCCTGTTCTTCGATGACTTGAACGAGTGGGGTTTCGACACCTGCTTCGCGTTTATCCGCGCCATCGGTGACGCCTACATCGACGCCTACCTGCCGATCGTGCAGCGCCGCAAGGCTGCGACCTATACCGAGCAGCAGCGCCAGTTCCAGGAGTTCCGCCGTGGCCGCTACGTCGAGTTCAACCTGGTCTACGACCGTGGCACCCTGTTCGGCCTGCAATCGGGTGGGCGCACCGAGTCGATCCTGATGTCGCTGCCGCCCCAGGTGCGCTGGAGCTATGACTGGAAAGCCGAGGCCGGCAGCGAAGAGGCGCGCCTCACCGACTACTTCCTGCAAGACCGCGACTGGCTGGGCGTGGCTGCGCCCCAGGCGGCTGTCTGA
- a CDS encoding SulP family inorganic anion transporter — protein MPRPNRHTLFPFLAWLPRQTRASVGRDALVGLSGAVLALPQSIAYALIAGLPPEYGLYAAIIPVLIACLWGSSWHLICGPTAAISIVLYASVSPLAVPGSQDYITLILLLTFLAGVFQWLLGMLRFGALVNFVSHSVVLGFTLGAAVVIALGQLPNLLGLDLPSQATAIKSFLALVDHGGEWDHASLALGLGTLLVGALLKYLVPRWPTRLIALALGSLVAWLWPAMFGHVALVSSFIGRLPPLSPLPMDLDMLLRLLPSAVAVGMLGLVTSLSIARSLSARSQQLLDANQEVRAQGLSNIVGGFFSGYLSAGSFTRSGLSYEAGACSPLAGVFSALWVALFALFGAALIAHIPIPSMAASILLICWGLVDHRGIRALFRVSRAEFVVMGLTCVATLLLELQTAIYAGVLASLFFYLKRTSQPRVQQWRDGDEDVLRVGGSIFFGASHYLQVRLQSLQAERVVIEAQQINFIDYSGVEMLHQEARRLQGMGRSLTLRRARPQVVEELKKLEGADKCPLHFED, from the coding sequence ATGCCCCGGCCCAACCGCCATACACTCTTCCCCTTCCTCGCCTGGCTCCCGCGCCAAACCCGCGCCAGCGTCGGGCGGGACGCGCTGGTCGGCCTCAGCGGCGCGGTACTCGCGTTGCCGCAGTCGATTGCCTACGCGCTGATCGCCGGGCTCCCACCCGAATACGGCCTGTACGCCGCCATCATCCCGGTACTGATCGCCTGCCTGTGGGGTTCGTCCTGGCACCTGATCTGCGGCCCCACAGCGGCGATTTCCATCGTGCTCTACGCCAGTGTCAGCCCCTTGGCCGTGCCGGGCTCTCAGGACTACATCACCTTGATCCTGTTGCTGACCTTCCTGGCGGGTGTTTTCCAATGGTTGCTCGGCATGCTGCGTTTTGGCGCGCTGGTGAATTTTGTGTCGCATTCGGTGGTATTGGGTTTCACCCTGGGCGCTGCCGTGGTGATTGCCCTGGGGCAGTTGCCTAACTTGCTGGGGCTGGACTTACCCAGCCAGGCGACGGCGATCAAGAGTTTTCTCGCGCTGGTGGATCACGGCGGGGAGTGGGATCACGCCTCACTGGCACTCGGGCTGGGGACTTTGCTGGTGGGCGCATTGCTCAAGTACCTGGTGCCGCGCTGGCCGACGCGGCTGATCGCCCTGGCCCTCGGTAGCCTGGTGGCGTGGCTGTGGCCGGCGATGTTCGGGCATGTGGCGCTGGTCAGTTCATTTATCGGCAGACTGCCGCCTTTGAGCCCCTTGCCGATGGACCTGGATATGCTCCTGCGCCTGCTGCCGAGTGCCGTGGCGGTGGGTATGCTGGGGCTGGTCACCAGCCTGTCGATTGCGCGCTCGCTGTCGGCGCGCTCCCAGCAATTGCTCGACGCCAACCAGGAAGTTCGTGCGCAGGGTTTGTCCAATATTGTGGGCGGTTTTTTCTCCGGGTACTTGTCGGCCGGTTCCTTTACCCGCTCCGGCCTCAGCTACGAGGCGGGGGCCTGCTCACCCTTGGCGGGCGTGTTTTCCGCCCTGTGGGTGGCGCTGTTCGCCCTGTTTGGCGCGGCGCTGATCGCACATATTCCAATCCCGAGCATGGCCGCCAGCATCCTGTTGATCTGCTGGGGCCTGGTGGATCATCGCGGCATTCGCGCACTGTTTCGCGTGAGCCGTGCCGAGTTTGTGGTGATGGGCCTGACGTGTGTCGCCACATTGCTGCTGGAGTTGCAAACGGCGATTTACGCCGGGGTGCTGGCATCGTTGTTTTTCTACCTCAAGCGCACTTCGCAGCCGCGGGTTCAGCAGTGGCGCGACGGTGATGAGGATGTGTTGCGGGTGGGCGGCTCGATCTTTTTCGGCGCCAGCCATTACCTGCAAGTGCGCCTGCAAAGCTTGCAGGCCGAGCGCGTGGTGATCGAGGCGCAGCAGATCAATTTTATCGACTATTCCGGGGTAGAAATGCTGCACCAGGAAGCGCGGCGATTGCAGGGTATGGGGCGCAGCCTGACATTGCGCCGGGCCCGGCCGCAGGTGGTGGAGGAGCTGAAAAAACTGGAAGGGGCCGACAAATGCCCCCTGCATTTCGAAGACTGA
- the choX gene encoding choline ABC transporter substrate-binding protein: MQKLTAVVGMLVLSSANAYADTSCDTVKMADPGWSDIAATNAIAGFLLTGMGYKAKVDTLAVPITFGGLKDGQVDVFLGNWMPAQQGFYDKFVANGDVVQLAKNLDGTEFTLAVPDYVWDAGVHDFADLNKFADKFDKKIYGIGSGAPANISLQEIIKKNDFNLGQWKLVESSEQAMLAEVSRAVKKQKFVTFLGWTPHPMNVQLKMHYLKGGEKYFGDTGSVYTLTRKGYAQACPNVGKLLTNLSFTQEMENSIMAEVTHKKVSNADAAKAWIKANPAVLDKWLDGVKTVDGQDALAAVKAKL; the protein is encoded by the coding sequence ATGCAAAAGTTAACTGCGGTAGTGGGCATGCTGGTGCTGAGCAGCGCCAATGCGTACGCGGACACCAGCTGTGACACGGTGAAGATGGCCGATCCGGGCTGGAGCGACATTGCCGCCACCAATGCCATCGCCGGTTTTCTGCTGACCGGCATGGGCTACAAGGCCAAGGTCGACACCCTGGCGGTGCCGATCACCTTTGGCGGGCTCAAGGACGGCCAGGTGGATGTGTTCCTCGGCAACTGGATGCCGGCGCAGCAGGGCTTCTATGACAAGTTCGTGGCCAATGGCGACGTGGTGCAATTGGCGAAAAACCTCGACGGCACCGAGTTCACCCTCGCCGTACCGGACTATGTGTGGGACGCCGGTGTGCATGACTTTGCCGACTTGAACAAATTTGCCGACAAGTTCGACAAGAAGATCTACGGCATCGGCTCCGGCGCGCCGGCGAATATCTCGTTGCAGGAAATCATCAAGAAGAATGACTTCAACCTCGGCCAATGGAAGCTGGTCGAATCCAGCGAACAGGCGATGCTGGCCGAAGTGTCGCGGGCGGTGAAGAAGCAGAAATTCGTCACCTTCCTCGGCTGGACCCCGCACCCGATGAACGTGCAGTTGAAAATGCACTACCTCAAAGGCGGCGAGAAATATTTTGGTGACACCGGCAGCGTGTATACCCTGACCCGCAAAGGCTATGCCCAGGCGTGCCCGAATGTAGGAAAACTGCTGACCAACCTGAGTTTCACCCAGGAGATGGAGAACAGCATCATGGCTGAAGTGACCCATAAAAAGGTCAGCAATGCCGATGCGGCAAAGGCGTGGATCAAGGCTAACCCGGCGGTGTTGGACAAGTGGCTGGACGGGGTGAAAACAGTGGATGGCCAGGATGCATTGGCCGCTGTAAAAGCCAAGCTCTAA
- the aroE gene encoding shikimate dehydrogenase: MDRYVVFGNPIGHSKSPLIHRMFAEQTGEQLDYSTLLAPLQDFTGCAREFFLQGRGANVTVPFKEDAYRLANTLTERAQRAGAVNTLSKLADGTLLGDNTDGAGLVRDLTVNAGLSLQGKRVLLLGAGGAVRGALEPLLAERPASLIIANRTVEKAELLAELFDDLGPVSASGFDWLREPVDVIINATSASLSGDVPPIAGSLVEPGKTFCYDMMYAKEPTAFCRWASEQGAAVAMDGLGMLVEQAAEAFYLWRGVRPDSAPVLAELRRQLA; this comes from the coding sequence ATGGATCGTTATGTGGTGTTCGGCAACCCCATCGGCCACAGCAAGTCACCGCTGATTCACCGGATGTTCGCCGAGCAGACCGGCGAGCAACTGGACTACAGCACCTTGCTCGCGCCATTGCAGGATTTCACCGGCTGTGCCCGTGAGTTCTTTCTGCAAGGCCGTGGCGCCAATGTCACCGTACCGTTCAAGGAAGACGCCTACCGCCTGGCCAACACTTTGACCGAACGTGCCCAGCGCGCTGGCGCGGTGAACACCCTGAGCAAGCTGGCCGACGGCACATTGTTGGGCGACAACACCGACGGCGCGGGCCTGGTGCGCGACCTCACGGTGAACGCCGGGCTTAGCCTGCAAGGTAAACGTGTCCTGCTGCTGGGCGCCGGTGGAGCGGTACGCGGGGCGCTGGAGCCGTTGCTGGCCGAGCGGCCCGCTTCGCTGATCATCGCCAACCGCACCGTGGAAAAAGCCGAGTTACTCGCCGAGCTGTTCGACGATCTGGGCCCGGTGTCTGCCAGCGGTTTCGACTGGCTGCGTGAGCCGGTGGACGTGATCATCAATGCCACGTCCGCGAGCCTGTCAGGCGATGTACCGCCGATTGCAGGAAGCCTGGTCGAACCTGGCAAGACCTTTTGCTACGACATGATGTACGCCAAGGAACCGACCGCGTTCTGCCGTTGGGCCAGCGAGCAAGGCGCAGCCGTGGCGATGGACGGCCTGGGCATGCTGGTGGAGCAGGCGGCGGAAGCCTTCTACCTGTGGCGCGGTGTGCGCCCGGACTCGGCGCCGGTGTTGGCTGAGTTGCGTCGCCAGTTGGCCTGA
- a CDS encoding 2-dehydro-3-deoxy-6-phosphogalactonate aldolase, translating into MLKQALAHNGLIAILRGVRPDEAEAIGQVLYQAGFRVIEVPLNSPDPYTSIRTLRDSLPADCLIGAGTVLTPEQVEQVKAAGGQVIVMPHSDPKVLRAAKAAGLYLSPGVATPTEAFAALTEGADVLKLFPAEQMGPSVIKAWLAVLPAGTLLLPVGGVTPDNMQVFIEAGAKGFGLGSGLFKPGMTVDQVASRAQAYVAAWKALS; encoded by the coding sequence ATGCTCAAGCAAGCACTCGCACATAACGGTTTGATCGCAATCCTGCGCGGCGTACGACCGGACGAAGCCGAGGCGATCGGCCAGGTGCTGTATCAGGCCGGTTTTCGCGTGATCGAAGTCCCACTGAATTCGCCCGACCCCTACACCAGCATCCGCACCCTGCGCGACAGCCTGCCCGCCGATTGCCTGATCGGCGCGGGCACGGTGTTGACGCCGGAGCAGGTCGAGCAGGTCAAAGCCGCCGGTGGCCAAGTGATCGTCATGCCCCACAGCGATCCCAAGGTGTTGCGTGCAGCCAAAGCGGCGGGTCTGTATCTGTCGCCGGGTGTGGCCACCCCCACCGAAGCGTTCGCCGCACTGACCGAAGGCGCCGATGTGTTGAAGCTGTTCCCGGCCGAGCAGATGGGCCCTTCGGTGATCAAGGCGTGGCTGGCGGTATTGCCGGCGGGTACCTTGTTGCTGCCGGTGGGCGGCGTGACCCCCGACAACATGCAGGTGTTTATCGAGGCCGGCGCCAAAGGGTTCGGGCTGGGTTCCGGGTTGTTCAAACCGGGTATGACAGTGGATCAGGTCGCGAGCCGTGCCCAGGCGTATGTCGCCGCCTGGAAAGCCCTGAGCTGA
- a CDS encoding DOPA 4,5-dioxygenase family protein: MQRIKGYHAHIYFDASTLDQARTLCEDGAKLFPLRMGRVHERPVGPHPDWSCQLAFDAEYIGVVLPWLALNRNGLVVFLHPDTGDDLKDHTDYAIWMGAMRELDLSGF; the protein is encoded by the coding sequence ATGCAACGTATCAAGGGCTACCACGCCCATATCTACTTCGACGCCAGCACCCTCGACCAGGCGCGCACCTTATGTGAGGACGGCGCGAAGCTGTTCCCACTGCGCATGGGCCGTGTGCATGAACGGCCGGTGGGCCCGCACCCGGACTGGAGCTGCCAGCTGGCGTTCGACGCCGAATACATCGGCGTGGTGCTGCCGTGGTTGGCGCTCAATCGCAATGGCCTGGTGGTGTTCCTGCACCCCGATACCGGCGATGACCTCAAGGACCACACCGATTACGCGATCTGGATGGGCGCGATGCGTGAGCTGGACCTGTCTGGTTTTTAA
- the betC gene encoding choline-sulfatase: MKRKNILFIMADQMAAPMLPFYGPSPIKLPNLSRLAAQGVVFDAAYCNSPLCAPSRFTLVSGQLPSKIGAYDNAADLPADVPTYAHYLRRLGYRTALSGKMHFCGPDQLHGYEERLTSDIYPADYGWAVNWDEPDVRPSWYHNMSSVLQAGPCVRTNQLDFDEEVVFKAQQYLFDHIREDGDQPFCLTVSMTHPHDPYTIPKPFWDLYDDADIPLPTTPAQADLDPHSQRLLKVYDLWDKPLPVDKIRDARRAYFGACSYIDSNVGKLLQTLEDTGLADDTIIIFSGDHGDMLGERGLWYKMHWFEMAARVPLLVSAPGQFAAGRVTHAVSTADLLPTLVELAGGELDPRLPLDGRSLVPHLQGQGGHDEVFGEYMAEGTVSPLMMIRRGAYKFIYSEDDPCLLFDVHNDPHERENLSQSPEHRPLFEAFLSEARAKWDIPAIHQQVLASQRRRRLVFEALTHGKLKSWDHQPLVDASQQYMRNHIDLDDLERKARYPQPCQNQ, encoded by the coding sequence ATGAAGCGCAAGAACATTCTTTTCATCATGGCCGATCAAATGGCCGCGCCGATGCTGCCGTTCTACGGACCTTCCCCGATCAAGCTGCCCAACTTGAGCCGCCTCGCCGCACAAGGCGTGGTGTTTGACGCCGCCTACTGCAACAGCCCGCTGTGCGCGCCGTCGCGCTTTACCCTGGTCAGCGGCCAGCTGCCGAGCAAGATCGGCGCCTACGACAACGCGGCGGATTTGCCCGCCGACGTACCGACCTATGCCCACTACCTGCGCCGCCTCGGCTACCGCACCGCGCTGTCGGGCAAGATGCACTTTTGTGGCCCGGACCAACTGCACGGCTATGAAGAACGCCTGACCAGCGACATCTATCCCGCCGACTACGGCTGGGCGGTGAACTGGGACGAACCGGACGTACGCCCCAGCTGGTACCACAACATGTCCTCGGTGCTGCAAGCCGGCCCGTGCGTGCGCACCAACCAGCTGGATTTCGACGAAGAGGTGGTGTTCAAGGCCCAGCAGTACCTGTTCGACCATATCCGCGAAGACGGCGACCAGCCGTTCTGCCTGACGGTATCGATGACTCACCCCCACGACCCGTACACCATTCCCAAGCCGTTCTGGGACCTGTACGACGACGCCGACATCCCTTTGCCTACGACGCCAGCCCAGGCCGATCTCGACCCGCATTCCCAGCGCCTGCTCAAGGTCTACGACCTGTGGGACAAGCCGCTGCCTGTGGATAAGATCCGCGATGCACGCCGTGCCTACTTCGGCGCGTGCAGCTATATCGACAGCAATGTCGGCAAACTCCTGCAAACCCTGGAAGACACCGGCCTGGCCGACGATACGATCATCATCTTCTCCGGCGACCACGGCGACATGCTCGGCGAGCGCGGCCTCTGGTACAAAATGCACTGGTTTGAAATGGCCGCGCGCGTGCCGCTGCTGGTCAGTGCGCCAGGGCAGTTTGCCGCTGGCCGCGTGACCCACGCAGTGTCCACCGCCGACCTGCTGCCGACCCTGGTGGAACTGGCCGGTGGCGAGCTGGACCCACGCCTGCCGCTGGACGGCCGTTCGCTGGTCCCGCACTTGCAGGGGCAGGGCGGGCACGACGAAGTGTTTGGCGAGTACATGGCCGAGGGCACCGTCAGCCCGTTGATGATGATTCGCCGGGGCGCCTACAAATTCATCTACAGCGAAGACGACCCTTGTCTACTGTTCGATGTGCACAACGACCCGCACGAGCGGGAGAACCTCAGCCAGTCACCGGAACACCGGCCACTGTTCGAGGCGTTTTTGAGTGAGGCGCGGGCCAAATGGGACATCCCGGCGATCCACCAGCAGGTGCTCGCCAGCCAACGCCGTCGCCGCCTGGTATTTGAGGCGCTGACCCACGGCAAGCTGAAGAGCTGGGATCACCAGCCGCTGGTAGACGCCAGTCAGCAATACATGCGCAACCATATCGACCTCGACGACCTGGAGCGCAAGGCACGTTATCCACAACCCTGCCAAAACCAATAA
- a CDS encoding 2-dehydro-3-deoxygalactonokinase produces MQAQLIALDWGTSSLRAYKLGQAGAVLEQRSLAFGIMHLPCEPREIAGVQCNNGFELAFDAACGDWLDAQPGLPVIACGMVGSAQGWSEAAYRNTPVDVASLSQALHSVRSLRGVQVHIVPGVIEQVGLPNVMRGEETQVLGVLQGLGAEVLIGLPGSHSKWVEVAGGCITHFDTFMTGELFAVMSKHSILGRTQKTSEQFQADAFDRGVHVSQSKDGRRGVLSTLFSARSLGLTGELAPEQQPDYLSGLLIGYELAGLPDQAKHTPIILVGAAALCARYQRALALCGFAHVSLAQEATERGLWQLAVAAGLTQPATEA; encoded by the coding sequence ATGCAGGCGCAATTGATCGCGCTCGATTGGGGGACCAGCTCCCTCCGGGCTTATAAACTCGGCCAGGCCGGCGCTGTGCTCGAACAGCGTTCGCTGGCCTTCGGGATCATGCACCTGCCTTGCGAACCGCGCGAGATTGCCGGCGTTCAGTGCAACAACGGCTTCGAGTTGGCGTTCGATGCAGCCTGCGGCGATTGGCTCGACGCCCAACCGGGCTTGCCGGTGATCGCTTGCGGCATGGTCGGCAGCGCCCAGGGCTGGAGCGAAGCGGCCTATCGCAACACCCCCGTCGATGTCGCCAGCCTCAGCCAGGCGCTGCACAGCGTGCGCAGCCTGCGCGGTGTGCAGGTGCATATCGTGCCCGGCGTGATCGAGCAGGTCGGCTTGCCCAATGTAATGCGCGGCGAAGAAACCCAAGTGCTCGGCGTGCTGCAGGGCCTCGGTGCCGAGGTGTTGATCGGCCTGCCCGGCAGCCATTCCAAATGGGTAGAAGTGGCGGGTGGCTGCATCACGCACTTCGACACCTTCATGACCGGCGAGCTGTTCGCGGTCATGAGCAAGCACAGCATCCTGGGGCGCACTCAGAAGACCTCCGAGCAGTTCCAGGCCGACGCCTTTGATCGCGGCGTGCACGTGTCGCAGTCAAAAGACGGCCGTCGTGGCGTGCTGTCGACGTTGTTCAGCGCCCGTAGCCTGGGGTTGACCGGCGAACTGGCCCCCGAGCAACAACCCGATTACCTGTCCGGCCTGCTGATTGGCTATGAACTGGCCGGCTTGCCGGACCAGGCAAAACACACGCCCATCATCCTGGTCGGCGCCGCCGCCCTCTGCGCCCGCTACCAACGCGCCCTCGCCCTGTGCGGCTTCGCCCACGTCAGCCTGGCGCAGGAGGCCACCGAGCGTGGCTTGTGGCAATTGGCAGTGGCGGCCGGGCTCACTCAACCTGCAACGGAGGCCTGA